The Virgibacillus phasianinus genome includes a window with the following:
- a CDS encoding DUF3397 family protein gives MWNIVINIIACAIMVPFIVTWLIYKGHRLQRKTRLYAFHKAVAWSAILYILSVMMMLKAIFNDFFVGYIILFHLVCLTVLIIIQRVNHTEVAFKKACKIVWRLSFLLFFFLYIGLILIGIAKQLLSV, from the coding sequence ATGTGGAACATTGTTATCAATATAATTGCATGTGCAATAATGGTTCCTTTTATTGTCACCTGGCTTATATATAAAGGTCATCGTTTACAAAGGAAAACGCGGTTGTATGCATTTCATAAGGCGGTGGCATGGTCCGCCATTTTATATATTCTATCTGTCATGATGATGCTAAAGGCTATATTTAATGACTTTTTTGTGGGTTATATTATTTTATTTCACCTTGTTTGTCTGACAGTACTAATTATTATTCAACGTGTAAATCATACGGAGGTTGCTTTTAAGAAAGCATGCAAGATTGTATGGCGGCTTAGTTTTTTACTGTTTTTTTTCCTGTACATTGGGTTGATTTTAATTGGCATTGCTAAGCAACTATTATCCGTATAG
- the bshC gene encoding bacillithiol biosynthesis cysteine-adding enzyme BshC yields the protein MRIQPINIQTQNKLIQDYRNEQETVMQHFDYNPFESGVFQKRAKDLQNKNVNREQLTEVLHKLNTKWNAPLSTLGNIERLKQDDSLVVIAGQQAGLLTGPMYTINKLISVIQLARQQEEQLGVPVIPVFWIAGEDHDFDEINHIYLQDNSKMKKHKLLQRIVGKKAVSDIAVDDDQASEWIDTLFMELGETSRTNDLYHSLKTYLANSETYIDFFAQIIFRLFAEEGLVLIDSNDAKVRKLESSYFIDLIERQSKTTDSIHDAFLEITKLNYSLSIESDPNDANLFYQNGEERVLLIRNDDGYWVGKHNEIKFTTEEMLSIAKNEPELLSNNVMTRPLMQEMVFPSLAFIGGPGEISYWSVLKGAFHVNNLKMPPVIPRLSFTFMERNVEKLLHKYDIPVEYAVNTGILDCKQNWLESKTDPPVVQLSSQLKQTIDEAHKPLRELAQSIRSDIGDLADKNLTYLLRDVAFLEKRMIKSIEEKYEMEIYEFDTMQLAMRPNGGLQERIWNPLPWINQYGIEFIKELTDESCSYEHDHYIVYL from the coding sequence ATGCGCATTCAACCTATCAATATACAAACACAAAATAAACTTATCCAAGACTATAGAAATGAACAGGAAACGGTCATGCAGCATTTTGATTATAATCCGTTTGAGTCGGGTGTATTTCAAAAACGAGCAAAAGATTTACAAAATAAAAATGTTAATCGCGAGCAATTAACAGAGGTATTACATAAATTAAATACAAAATGGAATGCTCCTTTAAGTACACTAGGTAATATTGAACGACTGAAACAGGATGATAGTCTTGTTGTCATTGCAGGACAGCAGGCAGGTTTGCTGACTGGACCAATGTATACCATTAACAAATTAATATCGGTCATTCAGCTTGCGAGACAGCAGGAAGAGCAATTGGGGGTCCCGGTCATACCTGTTTTTTGGATTGCCGGGGAAGACCATGACTTTGATGAAATAAATCATATTTATTTGCAGGACAATTCAAAAATGAAAAAACATAAGCTGTTGCAACGTATAGTGGGAAAGAAGGCCGTCTCAGACATCGCCGTAGATGATGATCAGGCAAGTGAGTGGATTGATACGTTATTTATGGAATTAGGTGAAACGTCCCGTACCAATGATCTCTATCATTCGTTAAAAACGTACCTGGCCAACTCGGAAACATATATTGACTTTTTTGCGCAGATTATCTTTCGGTTGTTTGCCGAGGAAGGGCTCGTGCTTATTGATTCAAATGACGCCAAAGTAAGGAAACTAGAGAGCAGCTATTTCATTGACCTTATAGAAAGACAATCGAAAACCACTGATTCCATTCACGATGCTTTTCTGGAAATTACTAAACTTAACTATTCTTTGTCGATTGAGTCAGACCCAAATGACGCAAATTTATTCTATCAAAATGGCGAAGAGCGTGTCCTGTTAATACGCAATGATGATGGATACTGGGTTGGAAAACACAACGAAATAAAGTTTACAACGGAAGAAATGCTGTCAATTGCTAAAAATGAACCGGAATTATTAAGCAACAACGTAATGACAAGGCCACTGATGCAGGAAATGGTTTTCCCGTCGCTAGCGTTTATTGGCGGTCCCGGTGAAATCAGTTATTGGTCAGTATTAAAGGGAGCTTTTCATGTAAATAATTTAAAGATGCCTCCTGTAATACCGCGTCTTTCATTTACGTTTATGGAACGTAATGTTGAAAAGCTGCTGCATAAATATGACATTCCGGTAGAATATGCTGTCAATACCGGAATATTAGATTGCAAACAAAATTGGCTCGAATCAAAAACCGATCCACCTGTCGTGCAATTATCAAGTCAATTGAAGCAAACAATTGATGAAGCGCATAAACCTTTGCGTGAGCTTGCCCAGTCGATTCGATCAGATATTGGGGATTTAGCAGATAAGAATTTAACTTACTTATTGCGTGACGTAGCATTTCTTGAAAAAAGAATGATAAAAAGCATAGAAGAAAAATATGAAATGGAAATATATGAATTCGATACGATGCAACTGGCAATGCGGCCAAATGGAGGTCTTCAGGAAAGAATATGGAATCCCCTGCCGTGGATTAATCAATACGGAATCGAATTTATTAAAGAATTAACCGATGAATCCTGTTCCTATGAACACGATCATTATATTGTATATTTATAA
- the mraZ gene encoding division/cell wall cluster transcriptional repressor MraZ gives MFMGEFQHNIDNKGRIIVPAKFREELGERFVVTRGLDKCLFAYPMNEWKLLEEKLKKLPLTKKDARAFTRFFFSGAIECEVDNQGRINIPQTLRNYAVLSKECVVIGVSNRIEFWASENWDDYFNDSEESFAEIAENLMDFDI, from the coding sequence ATGTTCATGGGAGAATTTCAACATAACATCGATAATAAAGGTAGAATTATCGTCCCTGCTAAGTTCCGAGAAGAACTTGGTGAGCGGTTTGTTGTGACCCGTGGGTTGGATAAGTGTTTATTTGCTTATCCAATGAATGAATGGAAGCTGCTTGAAGAAAAACTAAAGAAACTCCCCCTAACAAAGAAAGATGCTAGAGCGTTCACTCGTTTTTTCTTTTCTGGAGCTATTGAGTGCGAAGTGGATAATCAGGGTAGAATAAATATTCCTCAGACACTTCGAAATTACGCTGTGTTAAGCAAAGAATGTGTAGTAATTGGCGTGTCAAACAGAATTGAATTCTGGGCTAGCGAAAATTGGGATGATTATTTTAATGATTCCGAGGAATCGTTTGCTGAGATCGCCGAAAATTTGATGGATTTTGATATTTAA
- a CDS encoding 2-dehydropantoate 2-reductase, whose product MKIGIIGGGSIGLLVAKYLCEMHNVTLYVRRPKQKQKLNDHGLFLSNNTTPCRVNALLTSELKEEDCVIVCVKQPEIGALVQLLSHLTKHTPIIFLQNGMAHIDLLKDLSNPVYIGIVTHGALRKSDHIVTHTGMGEIKLAVYSGDDNQLFTMIHSLGSKQFPFQVVENWEKLLAEKLVINAVINPLTAIFEVPNGDILRNIYLTKIAKELCREACTVLQLDYMVQWNNVQTVATQTKENVSSMFKDLKDHKQTENEAISGYLVKKSTDTIPYTTFVYNSMKALEAKKGINQ is encoded by the coding sequence ATGAAAATAGGTATAATAGGCGGAGGATCTATTGGTCTTTTGGTGGCTAAATATCTGTGTGAAATGCACAATGTGACACTTTATGTTAGAAGACCAAAACAAAAACAAAAGTTAAATGATCATGGCTTATTTTTATCAAATAACACGACTCCCTGCCGGGTTAATGCTTTATTAACCAGTGAATTAAAGGAAGAGGATTGTGTGATTGTATGTGTGAAACAGCCGGAGATAGGTGCTTTGGTGCAATTATTATCCCATTTAACTAAACATACACCTATTATTTTCCTTCAAAATGGCATGGCGCATATTGATCTTCTAAAGGATCTGTCAAACCCAGTATATATCGGTATCGTGACTCATGGTGCATTACGAAAAAGTGATCATATCGTTACACATACTGGGATGGGTGAAATTAAACTGGCAGTTTATAGTGGCGACGATAATCAGTTATTCACTATGATTCACTCATTGGGAAGTAAACAATTTCCATTCCAGGTTGTGGAAAACTGGGAGAAATTATTGGCAGAGAAATTAGTAATAAATGCGGTGATTAATCCACTAACTGCTATTTTTGAGGTGCCAAATGGTGATATACTTCGCAACATATATCTGACGAAAATAGCGAAGGAATTATGCCGGGAAGCATGTACAGTTTTGCAATTGGATTATATGGTTCAATGGAATAATGTTCAAACTGTGGCTACGCAAACAAAAGAAAACGTAAGTTCGATGTTTAAGGATCTCAAGGATCATAAACAAACAGAGAATGAAGCTATATCGGGTTACTTAGTAAAAAAATCAACCGACACCATTCCATACACAACATTTGTTTATAACAGCATGAAGGCATTGGAGGCTAAAAAGGGGATAAATCAGTAA
- a CDS encoding N-acetyltransferase: MNQIKVEKLLINYKTLEKFKHFKAYGNQELSMLEDLQSNIVENDSESPFYGIYYGNNLVARMSLYKVRAKYDAYFKPAQDYLELWKLEVLPDYRGNGYGRALVEFAKQDQLPIKTNPRINSQGFWEEMDFQQAKYEMERDLGQNPYIWMPAGVKEKEKEN, translated from the coding sequence ATGAATCAAATCAAAGTTGAAAAATTATTAATCAATTATAAAACACTTGAAAAGTTCAAACACTTTAAGGCTTACGGAAATCAGGAGCTTTCTATGCTCGAGGACTTACAAAGCAACATTGTGGAAAATGACAGTGAATCGCCATTTTACGGAATTTATTATGGAAATAATTTGGTAGCGAGAATGAGTTTATACAAGGTGAGGGCGAAATATGATGCTTACTTTAAACCGGCCCAGGACTATTTGGAGCTTTGGAAATTGGAAGTGTTACCCGATTACCGCGGAAATGGTTATGGAAGAGCATTAGTGGAGTTTGCAAAACAGGATCAATTGCCAATCAAAACAAATCCAAGAATAAATTCCCAGGGTTTCTGGGAAGAAATGGACTTTCAACAAGCAAAATATGAAATGGAACGGGACTTAGGTCAGAATCCATATATTTGGATGCCTGCCGGCGTAAAAGAAAAGGAAAAAGAAAATTAA